In Streptomyces sp. NBC_00704, a genomic segment contains:
- a CDS encoding NAD(P)/FAD-dependent oxidoreductase, whose amino-acid sequence MVDADQTFVIVGGGLTGAKAAETLRAEGFTGRVILIGDEREHPYERPPLSKGYLLGKDARESVFVHEPAWYARNDVELHLGQTVDAIDRVARTVRFGDDGTLAHYDRLLLATGAEPRRLDVPGTDLAGVHHLRRLAHAERLKGVLAALGRDNGHLVIAGGGWIGLEVAAAAREYGAEVTVVEPEPTPLHGVLGPELGALFADLHREHGVRFHFGARLTEIVGQDGMVLAARTDDGEEHPAHDVLAAIGAAPRTALAEAAGLEIADRAHGGGVAVDASLRTSDPHVYAAGDVASFPHGLFDTRLRVEHWANALNGGPAAARAMLGRTVSYDRVPYFFSDQYDLGMEYSGWAPPGTYDEVVIRGDAGKREFIAFWVKEGRVLAGMNVNVWDVTEPIQKLIASGTAVDTEALADPHVPLETLAG is encoded by the coding sequence GTGGTCGACGCGGATCAGACATTCGTCATCGTCGGAGGAGGCCTGACCGGCGCCAAGGCGGCCGAGACGCTGCGGGCGGAGGGCTTCACCGGCCGCGTGATACTGATCGGCGACGAACGCGAGCACCCCTACGAGCGGCCACCGCTGTCCAAGGGGTACCTGCTCGGCAAGGACGCGCGCGAGAGCGTCTTCGTGCACGAGCCCGCCTGGTACGCGCGAAACGACGTCGAGCTGCACCTCGGGCAGACCGTCGACGCGATCGACCGCGTCGCCAGGACGGTCCGCTTCGGGGACGACGGCACGCTCGCCCACTACGACAGACTGCTCCTCGCCACCGGCGCCGAACCGCGCCGGCTGGACGTCCCCGGCACCGACCTGGCGGGCGTGCACCATCTGCGCCGGCTCGCGCACGCCGAGCGCCTCAAGGGCGTCCTGGCCGCCCTCGGCCGCGACAACGGGCATCTGGTGATCGCCGGCGGCGGCTGGATCGGTCTGGAGGTCGCGGCCGCGGCCCGCGAGTACGGCGCCGAGGTCACCGTCGTCGAACCGGAGCCCACCCCGCTGCACGGCGTGCTCGGACCGGAGCTGGGCGCGCTCTTCGCCGACCTGCACCGCGAGCACGGCGTCCGCTTCCACTTCGGCGCCCGCCTCACGGAGATCGTCGGCCAGGACGGCATGGTCCTGGCCGCCCGCACCGACGACGGCGAGGAGCACCCCGCCCACGACGTCCTCGCGGCGATCGGCGCGGCCCCGCGCACCGCGCTCGCGGAGGCGGCCGGACTGGAGATCGCCGACCGCGCCCACGGCGGCGGCGTGGCCGTCGACGCCTCGCTGCGCACCTCCGACCCGCACGTGTACGCGGCCGGCGACGTCGCGTCGTTCCCGCACGGCCTCTTCGACACCCGGCTGCGGGTGGAGCACTGGGCCAACGCCCTCAACGGCGGACCGGCGGCCGCCCGCGCGATGCTGGGCAGGACCGTCTCCTACGACCGCGTGCCCTACTTCTTCTCCGACCAGTACGACCTGGGCATGGAGTACAGCGGCTGGGCCCCGCCCGGCACGTACGACGAGGTCGTCATCCGGGGCGACGCGGGAAAGCGCGAGTTCATCGCGTTCTGGGTCAAGGAGGGACGCGTCCTCGCCGGAATGAACGTGAACGTGTGGGACGTCACAGAGCCGATCCAGAAACTGATCGCCTCGGGGACGGCCGTGGACACCGAGGCCCTGGCCGACCCCCACGTGCCGCTGGAGACCCTCGCGGGCTAG
- a CDS encoding deoxyguanosinetriphosphate triphosphohydrolase — MPYDLPSTERWAAEPDKRPGRTAFQRDRARILHSSALRRLAGKTQVVTPGTRTDAWDATPRTRLTHSLECAQVGRELGAALGCDPDLVEAACLSHDLGHPPFGHNGEQALNDFARDCGGFEGNAQSLRLLTRIEPKRFTPEGSVGLNLTRAALDAATKYPWARGAHPADPASPKFGVYEDDRPVFDWVRKEAPGARTCFEAQVMDWADDVAYSVHDVEDGLHAGHVDPGCLRAEPERQEVFRVAVGRYVPAGTDPAELAAALDRLQDQPWWPHGYDGTAAAQARLKDATSQLIGRFCLAAEGATRARHGTGPLTRYDAELVVPYETRLECAVLKAVADLYVMQRAEQALLRADQRVVISELADALTVRAPDGLDPQFRALFDQAPDDRARKRVVVDQIASLTDASARSLHARLTGRTGP, encoded by the coding sequence ATGCCCTACGACTTGCCGTCAACGGAACGCTGGGCGGCGGAGCCCGACAAGCGGCCCGGCCGCACCGCCTTCCAGCGCGACCGCGCCCGCATCCTGCACTCCTCGGCGCTCAGGAGACTCGCCGGCAAGACCCAGGTGGTGACGCCCGGCACCCGCACGGACGCCTGGGACGCCACCCCGCGCACCCGCCTCACCCACTCCCTGGAGTGCGCCCAGGTCGGGCGGGAACTCGGCGCGGCGCTGGGCTGCGACCCCGATCTGGTCGAGGCGGCCTGTCTCTCCCACGACCTCGGTCACCCCCCGTTCGGCCACAACGGCGAACAGGCGCTCAACGACTTCGCGCGCGACTGCGGCGGCTTCGAGGGCAACGCGCAGTCGCTCAGGCTCCTCACCCGCATCGAGCCGAAGCGCTTCACGCCCGAGGGGTCGGTGGGCCTCAACCTCACCCGGGCCGCCCTCGACGCCGCGACCAAGTACCCCTGGGCCCGCGGCGCGCACCCCGCCGACCCCGCCTCGCCGAAGTTCGGCGTCTACGAGGACGACCGGCCCGTCTTCGACTGGGTCCGCAAGGAGGCCCCCGGCGCCCGCACCTGCTTCGAGGCGCAGGTCATGGACTGGGCGGACGACGTCGCGTACTCGGTGCACGACGTGGAGGACGGCCTGCACGCGGGGCACGTCGATCCCGGCTGCCTGCGCGCCGAGCCCGAGCGGCAGGAGGTCTTCCGGGTCGCCGTCGGCCGCTACGTGCCCGCCGGCACCGATCCGGCCGAACTCGCGGCCGCCCTCGACCGGCTCCAGGACCAGCCGTGGTGGCCGCACGGCTACGACGGCACGGCGGCCGCCCAGGCCCGCCTGAAGGACGCCACCAGTCAGCTCATCGGCCGCTTCTGCCTCGCCGCCGAGGGCGCCACCCGCGCGCGGCACGGCACGGGCCCCCTGACCCGCTACGACGCGGAACTCGTCGTCCCGTACGAGACGCGGCTGGAGTGCGCGGTCCTCAAGGCGGTCGCCGACCTGTACGTCATGCAGCGCGCCGAACAGGCGCTGCTGCGCGCCGACCAGCGCGTCGTCATCAGCGAGCTGGCCGACGCCCTCACCGTGCGCGCCCCCGACGGCCTCGACCCCCAGTTCCGCGCCCTGTTCGACCAGGCCCCCGACGACCGCGCCCGCAAGCGCGTCGTCGTGGACCAGATCGCGTCCCTCACCGACGCCTCGGCGCGCTCGCTGCACGCCCGCCTCACCGGGCGCACCGGACCGTGA